Proteins encoded in a region of the Maniola jurtina chromosome 12, ilManJurt1.1, whole genome shotgun sequence genome:
- the LOC123870059 gene encoding organic cation transporter protein-like yields the protein MPLDEKLEIDNNSEEKKKLDLDDVLTQELGQLGKYQLLTILLAAFPVVVAAMATNEYFFTTGRIPTRCLIPQCDGDNPEYAPEWVLNAIPGSSMDSFDNCARYRNSSAASGGAGQCAKEWFDSTQTEPCDEYVYQNTLTIVYDFGLACEEWKRSQIGSLRTIGVMLVQPITGYVSDRWGRRVALILNTFNAGCLGLIRSFVHSYEWFLVTEIIEAAVGGAAFMSCYILVTELAGPQRRVIAGATMSTIYALGQVALGLIAWGVPAWRPLTQVIYVPHLLILAYFWIISESVRWLMSKGRYEESEAILKRVAKMNKRPLSDNSLQALRATAEAQKLKEKPKEPWLVIQVIRSPIMLLRCIVMPILWITTILVYGGLNINSVNMSGNRYQNYIYVALVEIPGFWTAILLLDRIGRKPVLIGGYLLCAGCQFAFAFIPSGYNGLSLTLYLVGKYAISTVVTSVYVYTTELYPTKYRHSLFAFTSTVGRVGTIVSPLTPAMALTVWEHFPSVLFGSFALLSGLLLLLTPETLGIKLPDTMEEAEQSSLRTRK from the exons ATGCCACTCGACGAGAAATTAGAAATTGATAATAACAGCGAGGAAAAGAAGAAGTTAGATCTGGACGACGTGCTGACGCAGGAGCTGGGGCAGCTGGGCAAGTATCAGCTGCTGACCATCCTGCTGGCGGCGTTTCCGGTAGTTGTCGCAGCGATGGCTACTaacgaatatttttttaccaCCGGGAGGATCCCTACGAG ATGTCTTATACCGCAATGCGACGGCGACAACCCTGAGTATGCTCCGGAATGGGTGCTCAACGCCATCCCAGGGAGCAGCATGGACAGCTTCGACAACTGCGCGCGATATCGGAACAGCTCCGCGGCGAGCGGCGGCGCGGGACAGTGTGCTAAGGAGTGGTTCGACTCCACACAGACTGAGCCTTGCGACGAGTACGTGTACCAGAACACGCTGACCATTGTGTATGAT TTTGGGTTGGCGTGTGAGGAATGGAAACGATCGCAGATAGGCTCGCTTCGAACGATAGGAGTAATGTTGGTACAGCCAATAACCGGCTACGTCTCAGACCGCTGGGGCCGTCGCGTGGCCCTCATCCTCAACACCTTCAACGCTGGTTGCTTGGGGCTCATCAGGTCCTTCGTCCACTCCTACGAGTGGTTCCTTGTCACTGAGATCATCGAAGCAGCTGTCGGTGGTGCGGCCTTCATGTCGTGCTATattttag TCACTGAATTGGCTGGTCCTCAGCGTCGGGTGATCGCAGGAGCCACTATGTCAACAATATATGCGTTGGGACAAGTTGCCCTTGGACTGATCGCGTGGGGCGTGCCCGCCTGGCGTCCTTTGACACAAGTTATCTACGTTCCACACTTGCTTATTTTAGCGTACTTTTGGATTATATCAGAATCGGTCCGCTGGCTCATGAGCAAAGGTCGATACGAAGAGTCTGAAGCCATTCTCAAAAGAGTAGCGAAAATGAATAAAAGACCTCTGTCAGATAACTCCTTGCAAGCGCTCCGTGCCACCGCAGAAGCTCAGAAGTTAAAAGAAAAGCCTAAAGAACCTTGGTTGGTGATTCAAGTCATAAGATCTCCCATTATGCTATTGCGCTGTATTGTTATGCCAATATTGTGGATCACGACTATACTGGTGTACGGTGGATTAAACATCAACTCCGTGAATATGTCAGGAAATAGATATCAAAACTATATTTATGTGGCTCTGGTGGAAATCCCTGGTTTTTGGACCGCCATCTTGCTGTTGGATCGAATCGGCAGAAAGCCTGTGCTGATCGGGGGATATTTGTTATGTGCGGGGTGTCAGTTTGCATTTGCTTTTATACCAAGTG GATACAACGGCTTGTCGCTTACACTTTACTTGGTCGGTAAATACGCCATATCGACCGTGGTGACCTCCGTGTACGTGTATACTACGGAGCTGTACCCCACCAAGTACCGCCACAGCCTATTCGCCTTCACGTCGACGGTGGGCCGTGTCGGGACTATCGTTTCACCTCTTACGCCTGCGATG GCATTGACAGTTTGGGAGCACTTCCCATCTGTGCTGTTCGGTTCGTTCGCGCTGCTGTCGGGGCTGCTGCTCTTGCTGACGCCGGAGACGCTGGGCATCAAGCTGCCCGACACCATGGAGGAAGCTGAGCAGTCCAGCTTGCGAACACGAAAGTGA